The Octopus bimaculoides isolate UCB-OBI-ISO-001 chromosome 17, ASM119413v2, whole genome shotgun sequence genome includes the window NNNNNNNNNNNNNNNNNNNNNNNNNNNNNNNNNNNNNNNNNNNNNNNNNNNNNNNNNNNNNNNNNNNNNNNNNNNNNNNNNNNNNNNNNNNNNNNNNNNNNNNNNNNNNNNNNNNNNNNNNNNNNNNNNNNNNNNNNNNNNNNNNNNNNNNNNNNNNNNNNNNNNNNNNNNNNNNNNNNNNNNNNNNNNNNNNNNNNNNNNNNNNNNNNNNNNNNNNNNNNNNNNNNNNNNNNNNNNNNNNNNNNNNNNNNNNNNNNNNNNNNNNNNNNNNNNNNNNNNNNNNNNNNNNNNNNNNNNNNNNNNNNNNNNNNNNNNNNNNNNNNNNNNNNNNNNNNNNNNNNNNNNNNNNNNNNNNNNNNNNNNNNNNNNNNNNNNNNNNNNNNNNNNNNNNNNNNNNNNNNNNNNNNNNNNNNNNNNNNNNNNNNNNNNNNNNNNNNNNNNNNNNNNNNNNNNNNNNNNNNNNNNNNNNNNNNNNNNNNNNNNNNNNNNNNNNNNNNNNNNNNNNNNNNNNNNNNNNNNNNNNNNNNNNNNNNNNNNNNNNNNNNNNNNNNNNNNNNNNNNNNNNNNNNNNNNNNNNNNNNNNNNNNNNNNNNNNNNNNNNNNNNNNNNNNNNNNNNNNNNNNNNNNNNNNNNNNNNNNNNNNNNNNNNNNNNNNNNNNNNNNNNNNNNNNNNNNNNNNNNNNNNNNNNNNNNNNNNNNNNNNNNNNNNNNNNNNNNNNNNNNNNNNNNNNNNNNNNNNNNNNNNNNNNNNNNNNNNNNNNNNNNNNNNNNNNNNNNNNNNNNNNNNNNNNNNNNNNNNNNNNNNNNNNNNNNNNNNNNNNNNNNNNNNNNNNNNNNNNNNNNNNNNNNNNNNNNNNNNNNNNNNNNNNNNNNNNNNNNNNNNNNNNNNNNNNNNNNNNNNNNNNNNNNNNNNNNNNNNNNNNNNNNNNNNNNNNNNNNNNNNNNNNNNNNNNNNNNNNNNNNNNNNNNNNNNNNNNNNNNNNNNNNNNNNNNNNNNNNNNNNNNNNNNNNNNNNNNNtatatatatacagatataaaagaattcatttatcatttactGGTTATCCATAAGAACCGTCACGAAATTGACACAAACCCagtttgtttacaactatttcttttctctcttttcagatGATATTCAAATGGGCTGCAAGGAGCTGCggtcaaagaaatatatttctgatgGATCTTGTACGTCAATAAAGCCAGTGATGGAAATGATATGTACTGGTTATTGTTTACCGATAGATAAATTGCCTTGGTACGCAGAATATGTTAAATATTGGTCTCGAACAAAAATTCTGGAATGGCGGTGTGTTGAAGAACGCATTCGTCGGAAAGAAGTACCTCTTTTGTGCAATGATggacaaataaaatattataacattaaaGTTGTTAAAAGTTGCACTTGTAAACGTTATCATCCGAATGAGAACAGAtctgattataaaataaaatataagacatCGAGAAAATCGAGAAGACATCGAAAGCGCGGCAGACGCACAAAAAGCCGTAAAAACCGAAAAAATAAGACTTTAAGAAAAACTAACTGAGCTTTGGAAGCAGTTGTATATGTGTTAAATGTGAAAGGAGAAGAATGGTAAACAGCTAAGGGTTGTGACTGACCCTTAAAAGTGTAAAAACTGAATGGTATGATTTAAGACATCAAGAACCATTATAGATTGAACAAACTGTGTTGTTTTCGTCTTATCCTCATTGCAGTCATTCAGATTGGAAACCTACGTTCTAAAGACTTTAACATGATATGACGACAACATCGTTCAATTCACAGAGAAAAATGGTAGATACAAAGAAAGCAATGCTAAGTGATATAATTCTCCTGAAATATAGCTCCCCTAAAGCCTGTCTGGCGCCAAGAGTTCTTCATGACGTGGATGTTCGGTAGGAGGCAACCAGCTGACAGCGTCTGACCATTGACACCAATCTGTTCCAAACTTTCAGATTTGGAGACagaattttgttggtttttttttttttaatttccttttattctctTGAAGGAACAATGTAAATACCAGAAGACTATTTTTATCACAAAAACATTGACCAAGCATTCGTCAAAGGCTTTATCTAAGCTTAAGTTTGCTTTGTCAGCTAgaacaatatgtacatatattctat containing:
- the LOC106880608 gene encoding sclerostin domain-containing protein 1, with amino-acid sequence MGDKGTLLPALFTMLLALVAGTKEDRAANKTLRHSPMTTTTATTASTRIGARGNNASMVGLSEPATTSQPEHVHAPNYIYHGGVLIDYNVFYNMTYGQNTSIEPTWSSPYRDDIQMGCKELRSKKYISDGSCTSIKPVMEMICTGYCLPIDKLPWYAEYVKYWSRTKILEWRCVEERIRRKEVPLLCNDGQIKYYNIKVVKSCTCKRYHPNENRSDYKIKYKTSRKSRRHRKRGRRTKSRKNRKNKTLRKTN